Part of the bacterium genome is shown below.
GAGCTGGCCGCCCTCCTCGAGCGGGCGTGGGACGGCAAGGGGCCATCCCCGGAGAATATACGGCGGCTGATTACCCGGCTGCGCCATTTCACCAAGACCCATGGGCTCTCGGGGCCATCCGTTGAACATCGCAACCTGTTGATTGTAGAGCCCGGAGAGACGCGCCTGGAGAGAGTCTGCTATTTCGTCCGCCGGGGTTTCCTTGTGGAGGAGATGCGCTTTCTGCGCGACTCCCCCCCGGGGGATGAGTTGGCGGACCGCATTCGCGCCGTTTATTTCGAAGAAGCCGCTGAAGAGGAGAAGCCGGACAAAGAATCCATGGAAGAGGCCAGCGTCATTGCCGCGTGGTTTCGGCGCGAGTTGATGGATGGTTTCGTGCTCGAAATCAATCCGGATGCGGAACCCGAACAATTACGGGATCTTATTCTCCAATCTTTAAAGGATCCTCTCGCCGCCGGCACCGTGATTGCGGTTTGAATTCGGCATGGCATGAAAACTTCCTGAAACGTCAAATCATAAATTCCGTTTTTCGATTCGAATTCCCCTCCCCTTTCCCTTGAATGCCATTGCAACTTCGTTTTTCATGTGCTAGCGTTTTCTCACTCTGTCTATTTGGTTTTTCGGTTTTCAATTTCCGGATTCGTTCTGGATCCAGGCCGTTGGTTTTTTTTCTCGTTATGCAGGTTGCGGCGCTGCCGCGTTCGGCAGCCGGTTCATTGAATCAAAAAAACATCTGTTCATGATATTGGGAATTACGGAATCAGCGCTTTTATCTTATTGAGGTTTTCCGTGCGAAGCGTTGCTGTCGCCGGTGTGGGAACAACGCCCTTCGGAAAACGCTCGGAGGACGCGGTCCTTCTGGGCGCTTCCGCCTGCCGCCTTGCGCTGGAAGATGCGGGGGTGCCGCCTGGGCGGATTGAGGCGTTTTTCCTGGCCAACTTTGCCGGGCATGCCTTCTCCGGCCACAATCACCTGGCCCCGAAAGTGGCCCATGCGGCGGGACTGGGGCCGATTCCCTGCACCCGCGTGGAAGATGCCTGCGCGTCGGGGGGCGTGGCCTTTCGGCTGGGGGTTCAGACCGTGGCCTCCGGGGCGGCCGACTTCGTGCTCGTGGCCGGTGTGGAAAAGATGACCGCGGCGGCGACCGGCGCTGTGACATCGATCCTCTCGGCGGCGGGGGACCTCGAGGCCGAGGTGGTTTCGGGGGCGACGTTCCCAGCCCTTTTCGCTCTCATTGCCAGACGCCACATGGCCCAGTATGGAACACCTCTCGAGGCGCTCGCCGAAGTCGCGGTCAAGAATCATGCGCACGGCGCGAATAACCCGAACGCCCACTTCCAAAAAACGATCACGCGAAAGGATGTTCTCGAGGCGAAGCCCGTCGCTGAGCCTTTGGGGCTCTATGACTGCGCACCGATCAGTGACGGCGCCGCGGCGG
Proteins encoded:
- a CDS encoding thiolase domain-containing protein, with amino-acid sequence MRSVAVAGVGTTPFGKRSEDAVLLGASACRLALEDAGVPPGRIEAFFLANFAGHAFSGHNHLAPKVAHAAGLGPIPCTRVEDACASGGVAFRLGVQTVASGAADFVLVAGVEKMTAAATGAVTSILSAAGDLEAEVVSGATFPALFALIARRHMAQYGTPLEALAEVAVKNHAHGANNPNAHFQKTITRKDVLEAKPVAEPLGLYDCAPISDGAAAAVLCPAEMAADLRARPVRVLASAQAADAPSLVDKKDITQFEATRRASEAAFRQAGLTPEDVDFAEVHDCFTIAEIVALEDIGFFLKGDGGRATLEGHTAMDGALPVNPSGGLKAKGHPVGATGLAQVYEAVRQLQGDAGRRQVPGAEVGLCHNLGGSGATCTVHIFSALR